In the genome of Aureimonas sp. OT7, one region contains:
- the rsmD gene encoding 16S rRNA (guanine(966)-N(2))-methyltransferase RsmD: MRIVAGEFKGRALAGPKGDAIRPTSERHRGSLFDILEHGLAFDMTGVRVLDLFSGTGALGLEALSRGARSCVFVEEGVEGRGLLRTNIEALGLGGRTKVFRRDATRLGAAGTLEPFDIVMADPPYGKRLGEAALEAALSGGWLRPDALAVLEEGRGASFAPIAGFDLLDERDMGASVLRFLRVSQDRSEKPSPPLTKT, from the coding sequence CTGCGCATCGTCGCGGGTGAATTCAAGGGGCGGGCGCTGGCGGGGCCGAAGGGCGACGCCATCCGTCCGACCTCCGAACGCCATCGGGGCAGCCTGTTCGACATCCTCGAACACGGCCTGGCTTTCGACATGACCGGTGTGCGGGTGCTGGACCTGTTCTCCGGCACCGGCGCGCTGGGGCTGGAAGCCCTGTCGCGCGGCGCGCGCAGCTGCGTCTTCGTGGAAGAGGGCGTGGAGGGCAGGGGCCTTCTGCGGACCAATATCGAGGCGCTGGGGCTGGGCGGGCGCACGAAGGTCTTCCGCCGGGACGCGACGCGTCTTGGGGCGGCCGGCACGCTCGAGCCTTTCGATATCGTGATGGCCGACCCGCCCTACGGAAAACGGCTCGGCGAAGCGGCGCTGGAAGCGGCGCTGTCGGGCGGCTGGCTGCGCCCCGATGCGCTTGCGGTGCTGGAGGAAGGGAGGGGCGCCTCCTTCGCGCCCATCGCCGGTTTCGACCTCCTGGACGAACGGGACATGGGGGCCAGCGTGCTGCGCTTTCTGCGCGTGTCGCAAGACCGGAGCGAAAAACCCTCGCCGCCCCTTACAAAAACGTAA